Within Chloroflexia bacterium SDU3-3, the genomic segment TCACAAGGGGCAGGCCCCTAGGCGCTGCCCGCGCAGGGCATCCACTCACCAATCACGAGGAACTGTCATCATCGAGGCCGCAGCCGGGTCGTCCCGACCTGCCCTCTGTGCCCACACAACACCATGGCACACACGAAGAAAAGCGCCCCGTTGGTTTTTGAACCCTTGGAGCCTTGGCGTCTTGGTGGTAAGTAGTACGGCTGTCGCTAGATCCGCCGGATCTCCAGCCCCTGCATGCGCAGCGCGCAGCCCACCCCATCCGCAAAGTCGCGCCGCATCACCACCGCGCTCATCGCGCTCAGGTCCAGCGCCACCAGCGTCTGCGCCACCTCGGGCCGCACCCCGCTGATCACCACCGCCGCCCCCAGCAGCCTGCAGCTCTGCGCCAGAGTCACAATAGCCCGGGCCACGGCGGCGTCGATCGCGGCTAGCCCGGTCACATCCAGCACCACCGTGCGGCAGCGCGTGCGCTGGATCGCCTCCAGCAGCTCCTGCGCCATGTGCTGGGCGCGCTCCTCATCCAGCGTGCCGATCAGCGGCATGGCCAGGATGCCCGGGAACAGCGGGATGACTGGGGTGGAGAGCTGCAGCACCAGGCTGTACAGCTCGTGCAGCTGGTCGTGCTGGGCCTGTAGGCTGGCCAGCATCGCGCGCTCGTTGGTGCGCAGCTCCAGGTTGGCGATCGCCACGCCCAGCTGCGCGGAGACCAGCTCCAGCGCCAGCACATCCGGCTCGGTGAACACGCCCGCCACCTGGCTTTCCACGTTGAACGCGCCCCACAGCCGATCATCGCACCAGATCGGCACGCACAGCTCGGCCCCGCCCGCGTCGTAGCCCTGGGGCGATATATAGCTGGCCTCGCGGCGCACGTCGTTGATCAGCAGCGCCCGCCGCTCGCGCAGCGTGCGGCCCAGCACGCCCTGCGCCACCGGCTGGCGGTAGCCCAGCGGCTGCTCGTTCGTGGCCTTCCCGGCCTGGGCCATCAGCATGGCCTCCTGCGCGG encodes:
- a CDS encoding GAF domain-containing protein, giving the protein MTSSQPRSIAYMEAIKSIITEISHVHALQPMLDLVVAAIQEQLDFYIASIFWYDEAAQEAMLMAQAGKATNEQPLGYRQPVAQGVLGRTLRERRALLINDVRREASYISPQGYDAGGAELCVPIWCDDRLWGAFNVESQVAGVFTEPDVLALELVSAQLGVAIANLELRTNERAMLASLQAQHDQLHELYSLVLQLSTPVIPLFPGILAMPLIGTLDEERAQHMAQELLEAIQRTRCRTVVLDVTGLAAIDAAVARAIVTLAQSCRLLGAAVVISGVRPEVAQTLVALDLSAMSAVVMRRDFADGVGCALRMQGLEIRRI